One segment of Enterobacter ludwigii DNA contains the following:
- the uhpB gene encoding signal transduction histidine-protein kinase/phosphatase UhpB produces the protein MNPLFSRLIAVAASFSIFSAAWFCLWSISLHLVERPELAVLLFPFGLRLGLMLQCPRGFWPVLLGAEWLMLVWLAQEVALAHLPLLVTGSVLTLIPVALISRYRHQRDWRTLLRQGAALIAAALLQSLPWTGEEEMLNALLLTLTGGLTLAPTCLVIWHYLTSTVWQPLGPALVSQPVNWRARHLIWYLLLFAISLWLQLGLPDELSRFTPFCLALPIIALAWHYGWQGALIATLMNAIALIASQTWHDHPVDLLLSLLAQSLTGLLLGAGIQRLRELNHSLQTELARNRRLAERLLETEESVRQEVARELHDDIGQTITAIRTQAGIVQRLAAENAGVKQGGAHIEQLSLGVYDSVRRLLGRLRPRQLDDLTLEQAVRSLMREMELESRGIVSHLDWRINESLLSEGQRVTLFRVCQEGLNNIVKHASASAVTLQGWQQDERLMLVIEDDGCGLPPGSGQLGFGLAGMRERVKALGGTLTISCTHGTRVSVSLPLRSQHV, from the coding sequence ATGAACCCGCTGTTTTCACGGCTGATCGCCGTTGCTGCCAGTTTTTCCATTTTCTCCGCCGCCTGGTTCTGCCTGTGGAGTATCAGCCTGCATCTGGTTGAACGCCCGGAGCTGGCGGTGCTGCTTTTCCCGTTTGGCCTGCGTCTGGGGCTGATGCTGCAATGCCCGCGAGGTTTCTGGCCGGTACTGCTGGGCGCCGAATGGCTGATGCTGGTCTGGCTGGCGCAGGAGGTGGCGCTGGCGCACTTGCCTTTACTGGTGACGGGCAGCGTACTCACGCTGATCCCGGTGGCGCTGATCTCCCGTTATCGTCACCAGCGCGACTGGCGCACGCTGCTGCGTCAGGGGGCTGCGCTGATTGCCGCCGCGCTGTTGCAGTCCCTGCCCTGGACCGGCGAGGAGGAGATGCTTAACGCCCTTCTGCTGACGCTGACCGGCGGTCTGACGCTGGCTCCCACCTGTCTGGTTATCTGGCACTACCTCACCAGTACCGTCTGGCAGCCGCTCGGACCGGCGCTGGTCTCTCAGCCGGTAAACTGGCGCGCCCGGCATCTTATCTGGTATCTGCTGCTGTTTGCGATCAGCCTGTGGCTGCAGCTTGGCCTGCCCGATGAGCTGTCGCGCTTTACCCCGTTTTGCCTGGCGTTGCCGATTATTGCCCTTGCGTGGCACTACGGCTGGCAGGGCGCGCTGATTGCCACCCTGATGAACGCTATCGCGCTGATTGCCAGCCAGACCTGGCACGATCACCCCGTCGATTTACTGCTCTCCCTGCTGGCCCAGAGCCTGACCGGGCTGCTGCTGGGGGCCGGGATTCAGCGACTGCGTGAACTTAACCACTCATTACAAACCGAGCTGGCGCGTAATCGCCGTCTGGCAGAACGCCTGCTGGAAACGGAAGAGAGCGTCCGGCAGGAGGTGGCCCGCGAGTTGCACGACGACATCGGCCAGACCATTACCGCCATTCGCACTCAGGCAGGCATCGTTCAGCGTCTGGCGGCCGAAAACGCCGGCGTAAAGCAGGGCGGGGCACATATCGAACAGCTCTCTCTTGGCGTGTATGACTCGGTGCGGCGACTGCTTGGCAGGCTGCGACCGCGCCAGCTGGACGATCTTACGCTTGAGCAGGCGGTACGGTCTCTGATGCGCGAGATGGAGCTGGAAAGCCGCGGGATCGTCAGCCATCTTGACTGGCGCATCAATGAATCTTTGCTGAGCGAGGGCCAGCGCGTCACGCTGTTCCGCGTCTGTCAGGAAGGGCTGAATAATATTGTTAAGCACGCCAGCGCCAGCGCGGTAACGCTGCAGGGATGGCAACAGGATGAACGCCTGATGCTGGTGATTGAAGATGATGGCTGCGGTCTGCCGCCGGGCTCCGGCCAGCTGGGTTTTGGCCTGGCGGGCATGCGTGAGCGCGTCAAGGCGTTGGGCGGCACCCTGACGATCTCCTGCACCCACGGCACGCGCGTCAGCGTCAGTTTACCGCTGAGGAGTCAGCATGTTTAA
- a CDS encoding MFS transporter, producing the protein MFKTPANAAPLNDKREIDARYRYWRRHILITIWLGYALFYFTRKSFNAAAPEILASGVMTRTDIGLLATLFYITYGLSKFFSGIVSDRSNARYFMGSGLIATGVVNILFGFSTSLWAFALLWALNAFFQGWGAPVCARLLTAWYSRNERGGWWAIWNTAHNVGGALIPMVVGAAALHYGWRTGMMIAGGLAIVAGLFLCWRLRDRPQTVGLPAVGDWRHDEMEVAQQQEGAGLTRKEILTKYVLLNPYIWLLSLCYVLVYVVRAAINDWGNLYMSETLGVDLVTANSAVTMFELGGFIGALVAGWGSDKLFNGNRGPMNLIFAAGILLSVGSLWLMPFASYVMQAACFFTTGFFVFGPQMLIGMAAAECSHKDAAGAATGFVGLFAYLGASLSGWPLARVIDVWHWSGFFAVIAIAAGISALLLLPFLHAQAPREAHEA; encoded by the coding sequence ATGTTTAAAACCCCGGCGAATGCCGCCCCGCTAAACGATAAACGTGAAATTGACGCCCGCTATCGTTACTGGCGTCGCCATATCCTGATCACCATCTGGCTGGGGTATGCGCTTTTTTACTTTACCCGCAAAAGTTTCAATGCCGCCGCGCCGGAAATCCTCGCCAGCGGGGTGATGACACGCACCGATATTGGCCTGCTGGCGACGCTGTTTTACATCACCTACGGCCTGTCGAAGTTCTTCTCCGGTATCGTCAGCGACCGCTCGAATGCCCGTTATTTTATGGGCTCTGGACTCATTGCCACCGGGGTGGTGAACATTCTGTTTGGCTTCTCCACCTCGCTATGGGCCTTTGCGCTGTTGTGGGCGTTGAACGCCTTTTTCCAGGGATGGGGCGCGCCGGTGTGTGCCCGTCTGCTTACCGCCTGGTACTCGCGCAACGAGCGTGGCGGCTGGTGGGCTATCTGGAACACGGCGCATAACGTCGGGGGGGCGCTTATTCCGATGGTGGTCGGGGCGGCGGCGCTGCACTACGGCTGGCGCACGGGAATGATGATTGCCGGCGGGCTGGCGATCGTTGCCGGGCTGTTTCTTTGCTGGCGACTGCGTGACAGGCCACAAACCGTGGGCTTGCCCGCGGTAGGCGACTGGCGGCACGATGAGATGGAAGTCGCTCAACAGCAGGAAGGTGCAGGGCTGACGCGTAAAGAGATCCTCACCAAATATGTGCTGTTAAATCCCTATATCTGGTTACTCTCCCTCTGCTACGTGCTGGTCTACGTGGTGCGTGCGGCGATCAACGACTGGGGCAATCTGTATATGTCCGAAACCCTGGGCGTCGATCTGGTGACCGCCAACTCGGCGGTGACGATGTTCGAGCTGGGCGGCTTTATCGGCGCGCTGGTGGCGGGCTGGGGCTCGGATAAGCTCTTCAACGGTAACCGCGGGCCGATGAACCTGATCTTCGCCGCCGGGATTTTACTTTCCGTTGGTTCGCTATGGCTGATGCCGTTTGCCAGCTACGTGATGCAGGCGGCGTGTTTCTTCACCACCGGCTTTTTCGTCTTTGGCCCGCAGATGCTGATCGGCATGGCGGCGGCGGAGTGTTCACACAAAGACGCCGCGGGAGCAGCGACGGGCTTTGTCGGGCTATTTGCTTACCTTGGCGCTTCGCTCTCCGGCTGGCCGCTGGCGCGGGTGATCGACGTCTGGCACTGGAGCGGTTTCTTCGCCGTGATCGCCATCGCGGCAGGAATTTCGGCCCTGCTGCTGCTGCCGTTCCTGCATGCGCAGGCACCGCGCGAGGCACACGAAGCGTGA
- the uhpT gene encoding hexose-6-phosphate:phosphate antiporter encodes MLAFLNQVRKPTLDLPLDVRRKMWFKPFMQSYLVVFIGYLTMYLIRKNFNIAQNDMISTYGLSMTQLGMIGLGFSITYGVGKTVVSYYADGKNTKQFLPFMLILSAICMLGFSASMGAGSVSLFMMIAFYALSGFFQSTGGSCSYSTITKWTPRRKRGSYLGMWNISHNLGGAGAAGVALFGANYLFDGHVIGMFIFPSIIALIVGFIGLRYGSDSPESYGLGKAEELFGEEISEEDKETEENEMSKWQIFVEYVLKNKVIWLLCFSNIFLYVVRIGIDQWSTVYAFQELKLSKEVAIQGFTLFEVGALVGTLLWGWLSDLANGRRALVACVALALIIATLGVYQHASNQYVYLASLFALGFLVFGPQLLIGVAAVGFVPKKAIGAADGIKGTFAYLIGDSFAKLGLGMIADGTPIFGLTGWAGTFAALDAAAIGCIVLMAMVAVLEERKIRRENRMQKLKVA; translated from the coding sequence ATGCTGGCCTTCTTAAATCAGGTGCGCAAACCGACCCTGGATCTGCCGCTCGATGTGCGGCGTAAAATGTGGTTCAAACCGTTCATGCAGTCTTACCTGGTGGTCTTTATCGGCTACCTGACCATGTACCTGATCCGCAAAAACTTTAACATCGCGCAGAACGACATGATCTCAACCTACGGGCTGAGCATGACGCAGCTGGGGATGATTGGCCTGGGCTTCTCCATCACTTACGGCGTGGGTAAAACCGTCGTTTCCTACTACGCGGACGGCAAAAACACCAAGCAGTTCCTGCCGTTTATGCTGATCCTCTCCGCCATCTGTATGCTCGGCTTCAGTGCCAGCATGGGCGCGGGCTCCGTCAGCCTGTTCATGATGATCGCCTTCTACGCCCTGAGCGGTTTCTTCCAGAGTACCGGCGGGTCGTGCAGTTACTCCACCATCACCAAATGGACCCCTCGCCGCAAGCGTGGTTCGTACCTCGGCATGTGGAACATCTCCCACAACCTCGGCGGGGCGGGTGCGGCAGGCGTGGCGCTGTTCGGCGCAAACTACCTTTTCGACGGCCACGTGATCGGCATGTTTATCTTCCCGTCGATTATCGCCCTGATCGTCGGCTTTATTGGCCTGCGCTACGGCAGCGACTCACCGGAATCGTACGGCCTCGGCAAAGCCGAAGAGCTGTTCGGCGAGGAGATCAGCGAAGAGGACAAAGAGACCGAAGAAAACGAGATGTCCAAATGGCAGATCTTTGTTGAGTACGTGCTGAAAAACAAAGTGATCTGGCTGCTGTGCTTCTCAAACATTTTCCTGTACGTGGTGCGCATCGGCATCGACCAGTGGTCGACCGTGTATGCCTTCCAGGAGCTGAAGCTCTCCAAAGAAGTCGCGATTCAGGGCTTCACCCTGTTCGAAGTGGGCGCGCTGGTCGGCACGCTGCTGTGGGGCTGGCTCTCGGACCTCGCCAATGGTCGCCGCGCGCTGGTGGCCTGCGTCGCGCTGGCGCTGATTATCGCCACGCTCGGCGTCTACCAGCACGCCAGCAACCAGTACGTTTACCTGGCGTCCCTGTTCGCGCTCGGCTTCCTGGTGTTTGGTCCACAGCTGCTGATCGGCGTGGCAGCAGTCGGCTTCGTACCGAAAAAAGCGATCGGCGCTGCCGATGGAATTAAAGGCACCTTCGCCTACCTGATCGGTGACAGCTTCGCCAAGCTGGGTCTGGGTATGATCGCCGACGGTACGCCGATTTTCGGCCTCACCGGCTGGGCGGGCACCTTTGCCGCGCTGGATGCCGCCGCCATCGGCTGTATCGTCCTGATGGCGATGGTCGCGGTGCTGGAAGAACGTAAGATCCGCCGTGAAAATCGGATGCAGAAATTAAAAGTAGCCTGA
- a CDS encoding alpha/beta fold hydrolase yields the protein MVNRRLSCLALLVALASPALAADTPTYGEKLEGFDYAWPVKHFTFTSQHQPLDMAYLDVKPEKPNGRTVVLMHGKNFCAGTWEGTIRALSASGYRVVAPDQIGFCKSTKPEHYQYTFQQLADNTHALLKQLGVDRVTVIGHSTGGMLATRYALMWPQEVEQLVMVNPIGLEDWKARGVPHITVDQWYQRELKTSADGIRQYEKNTYYAGEWKPEYERWVTMLAGLNNGPGKTRVAWNSALLYDMIYTQPVIYEFGELKMPVLLMIGTKDNTAIGKDLAPPAIRKTLGNYAVLGKETEKRIPHATLVEFNDMGHAPQMQDPQRFHDALLKGLQAR from the coding sequence ATGGTAAACCGACGACTATCCTGTCTTGCGCTATTGGTGGCGCTTGCCTCCCCCGCCCTGGCGGCGGATACGCCGACGTACGGCGAGAAGCTGGAGGGGTTTGATTACGCCTGGCCGGTTAAGCATTTCACCTTTACCTCGCAACATCAGCCGCTTGATATGGCCTATCTGGACGTTAAGCCAGAAAAACCCAACGGCCGCACCGTGGTGCTGATGCACGGTAAAAACTTCTGCGCCGGAACGTGGGAGGGGACTATCCGCGCGCTTTCCGCCAGCGGATACCGCGTGGTGGCACCAGACCAGATTGGTTTTTGTAAATCCACCAAACCCGAGCATTACCAGTACACCTTCCAGCAGTTGGCGGATAACACCCACGCGTTGCTTAAGCAGCTCGGCGTCGATCGCGTGACGGTTATTGGGCACTCGACCGGCGGCATGCTGGCGACCCGCTACGCGCTCATGTGGCCGCAGGAAGTGGAACAGCTGGTGATGGTCAACCCGATTGGTTTAGAAGACTGGAAAGCCCGCGGCGTACCGCATATTACGGTCGATCAGTGGTATCAGCGTGAACTTAAAACCAGCGCCGATGGTATTCGTCAGTACGAGAAAAATACCTACTATGCCGGGGAATGGAAGCCGGAGTATGAGCGTTGGGTGACGATGCTGGCCGGGCTGAACAATGGGCCGGGCAAAACGCGTGTCGCCTGGAACTCAGCCCTGCTCTACGACATGATTTATACCCAGCCGGTGATCTACGAATTTGGTGAACTGAAGATGCCGGTATTATTGATGATCGGCACCAAAGACAACACCGCCATCGGGAAAGACCTCGCCCCGCCGGCGATCCGCAAGACGCTGGGCAATTATGCAGTACTGGGTAAGGAGACGGAAAAACGTATTCCGCATGCGACGCTGGTTGAGTTTAACGACATGGGCCATGCGCCACAGATGCAGGACCCTCAGCGCTTCCATGACGCGCTGCTGAAAGGGCTGCAGGCACGCTGA
- a CDS encoding DUF1198 domain-containing protein: MVWIMLATLAVVFVVGFRVLTSDSRRAIKRLSERLGITPVPVESMIDQFGKTPGNEFIRYLERPDEAHLQNAAQVLLIWQVCIVDGSEENLLAWHRMLRKARLAAPITDAQVRLTLGFMREMEPDPQELNAFQLRYNQLFLPEEGVFYLH, encoded by the coding sequence ATGGTCTGGATAATGCTGGCAACGCTTGCCGTGGTGTTTGTGGTGGGATTTCGGGTCCTGACCTCAGATTCACGTCGCGCAATTAAACGCCTGAGCGAGCGGCTGGGGATCACCCCGGTTCCTGTAGAATCGATGATCGATCAGTTCGGTAAAACGCCCGGCAATGAGTTTATCCGCTACCTTGAACGCCCGGACGAGGCGCATCTGCAAAACGCGGCCCAGGTGCTGCTGATCTGGCAGGTCTGCATTGTCGACGGCAGTGAAGAGAATTTGCTTGCCTGGCACCGTATGCTGCGTAAAGCCCGTCTGGCCGCGCCGATCACGGACGCGCAGGTCCGTCTGACGCTGGGTTTTATGCGCGAGATGGAGCCCGATCCGCAGGAGCTAAACGCCTTCCAGTTGCGCTATAACCAGCTTTTCCTGCCGGAAGAGGGCGTGTTTTATTTGCATTGA
- the nepI gene encoding purine ribonucleoside efflux pump NepI: MTEHIQPTPRPQTQEVTRPNWSAVFSVAFCVACLITVEFLPVSLLTPMAQDLGISEGVAGQSVTVTAFVAMFASLFITQVIGTIDRRKVVILFSVLLTLSCLLVSFANNFTLLLLGRACLGLGLGGFWAMSASLTMRLVPARAVPKALSVIFGAVSIALVIAAPLGSFLGGIIGWRNVFNAAAVMGGQCILWVWKALPSLPGEAAHHKQNMFSLLKRPGVLAGMTAIFMAFAGQFAFFTYIRPVFMNMAGFDVDGLTLVLLSFGIASFVGTSLSSAFLKRSLKVALAGAPLVLAISAAVLVLWGSDKWVASAIAIIWGFAFALVPVGWSTWITRSLADQAEKAGSIQVAVIQLANTCGAAIGGVALDHLGLTSPLVISGTLMLLTALLVAGKVKAK, translated from the coding sequence ATGACAGAACACATTCAGCCCACGCCCAGACCGCAGACCCAGGAGGTCACTCGCCCCAACTGGTCGGCGGTTTTCTCCGTGGCATTTTGCGTTGCCTGCCTGATTACCGTTGAGTTTCTGCCGGTGAGCCTGCTGACGCCGATGGCACAGGATCTGGGCATTTCCGAAGGGGTGGCGGGGCAGTCCGTCACTGTGACCGCCTTTGTGGCGATGTTCGCGAGCCTGTTTATTACCCAGGTGATCGGCACCATCGACCGCCGTAAAGTGGTCATTCTGTTCAGCGTGCTGCTGACGCTCTCCTGCCTGCTGGTCTCTTTTGCCAATAACTTCACCCTGCTGCTGCTGGGTCGCGCCTGTCTGGGGCTGGGATTAGGCGGCTTCTGGGCGATGTCGGCCTCGCTCACCATGCGTCTGGTTCCCGCGCGCGCCGTGCCGAAAGCCCTCTCCGTGATCTTTGGTGCTGTTTCGATTGCGCTGGTCATTGCTGCGCCGTTGGGCAGTTTCCTTGGCGGGATCATCGGCTGGCGTAACGTCTTTAACGCTGCCGCGGTGATGGGGGGGCAATGCATTCTCTGGGTCTGGAAAGCGCTGCCGTCCTTACCGGGGGAGGCGGCACACCATAAACAGAATATGTTCAGCCTGCTGAAGCGCCCGGGCGTGCTGGCGGGGATGACCGCCATCTTTATGGCATTTGCCGGACAGTTTGCCTTCTTCACCTATATCCGCCCGGTATTCATGAACATGGCCGGGTTTGATGTGGATGGCCTGACGCTGGTGCTCCTGAGCTTCGGTATCGCCAGCTTTGTCGGCACCTCGCTGTCGTCCGCGTTCCTGAAGCGTTCCCTGAAAGTGGCGCTGGCGGGCGCGCCGCTGGTGCTGGCAATTAGCGCTGCGGTGCTGGTGCTGTGGGGCAGCGATAAGTGGGTTGCGTCGGCGATTGCGATTATCTGGGGCTTTGCTTTTGCGCTGGTGCCGGTGGGCTGGTCGACGTGGATCACCCGCTCGCTCGCCGATCAGGCGGAAAAAGCCGGGTCGATTCAGGTCGCGGTGATCCAGCTGGCGAACACCTGCGGTGCGGCGATTGGCGGCGTTGCGCTGGACCATCTGGGGCTGACGTCACCGCTGGTGATTTCAGGAACCCTGATGCTGCTGACCGCGCTGCTGGTGGCGGGGAAGGTGAAAGCAAAATAA
- a CDS encoding DMT family transporter, with translation MGSTRKGMLNVLIAAVLWGSSGVCAQYIMEKSQISSPYLTMIRLLFTGVILLTLSFVHGDKIFSVIKHRKDALSLLFFSLVGALTVQLTFLLTIEKSNAATATVLQFLSPTIIVAWFALARKKRPGVFVLSAILTSLVGTFLLVTHGDPTSLSISPAALFFGIASAFAAAFYTTYPSTLIARYGTLPIVGWSMLIAGVVLTPFYAGRGTTFVIDGSLLLAFFYLVVIGTALTFSLYLKGAQMIGGPKASILSCAEPLSSALLSVILLGVAFTLPDWLGTLLIVSSVVLISMDSRRRVQTSA, from the coding sequence ATGGGTTCCACACGTAAAGGAATGCTCAACGTTCTGATCGCCGCCGTTTTATGGGGCAGCTCAGGGGTTTGCGCGCAGTACATCATGGAGAAAAGCCAGATCTCGTCCCCTTACCTGACGATGATTCGCCTGCTGTTTACCGGCGTCATCTTGCTGACCCTCTCCTTCGTTCATGGCGACAAGATTTTCTCAGTCATCAAACATCGTAAAGACGCCCTCAGCCTGCTGTTTTTCTCGCTGGTTGGTGCGCTCACCGTCCAGCTCACCTTCCTGCTGACGATTGAAAAATCCAACGCGGCGACGGCCACCGTGCTGCAGTTTCTCTCGCCAACGATCATTGTCGCCTGGTTCGCGCTGGCGAGGAAAAAACGTCCCGGCGTGTTTGTTTTATCCGCCATTTTGACGTCACTTGTCGGCACCTTCCTGCTGGTCACCCACGGCGATCCAACCTCGCTCTCCATCTCTCCTGCCGCCCTGTTCTTCGGTATCGCCTCGGCCTTTGCCGCCGCGTTTTATACGACCTATCCGTCGACGCTGATCGCCCGCTACGGCACGCTGCCGATTGTTGGCTGGAGTATGTTAATCGCGGGGGTCGTGCTGACGCCATTCTACGCCGGACGCGGGACCACCTTCGTGATTGATGGCAGCCTGCTGCTGGCGTTTTTCTATCTGGTGGTGATTGGCACGGCGCTGACGTTCAGCCTGTATCTGAAAGGCGCGCAGATGATTGGCGGGCCGAAGGCGAGCATTCTGAGCTGTGCCGAGCCGCTGAGCAGCGCCCTGCTGTCGGTGATTTTGCTTGGGGTGGCGTTTACGCTGCCGGACTGGCTGGGCACGCTGTTGATTGTGTCGTCGGTGGTGCTGATTTCGATGGATTCGAGAAGACGGGTTCAGACATCGGCGTAG
- a CDS encoding carbohydrate porin, with translation MNYIKKLPLTMAVVAALCPISVLAQEFTQEQIDAIVAKAVDKALAERQAKMDAAVAKKADVVTEPQSAAQSPDLAIPFGVKFTGYARYGAHFQAADQKYVAVDGSYNGASAIGRLGNEGNGGEFQLSKAFKGDNGAIWDINVMIDHWGDEVNLKKAYAGVTNIMASNPNAYFWAGRDFHQRPQQGINDYFWMNHDGQGAGVKNFDIGGVQFDVAAVAAVESCSPEVMEDEANPSRITCTGGSGTGDKGNYAATSKIHGMKVGPLDLELYANYGFDSKAIESEERLKAWQGGVVLSHTNDSGVNKVIARYSDNADNSVFNKTEDLTTVYASFEGLYKFTQATQVEYILAFHDYDNSRDKTDNRKNYNAIVRPMHWWNDVHSTWLEAGWQHVDYDNGGDNKGWKLTLSQNMSIAMGPEFRPMLRFYVTGGKVDNERTARVNGTKDETLDDFNVGAMWEAWF, from the coding sequence ATGAATTATATTAAAAAACTTCCATTAACCATGGCGGTTGTCGCCGCGCTTTGCCCAATTTCTGTACTCGCACAAGAATTTACGCAAGAGCAAATCGACGCCATCGTGGCGAAAGCGGTAGACAAAGCGCTGGCCGAACGGCAGGCCAAAATGGACGCCGCCGTCGCGAAAAAAGCGGACGTGGTCACCGAACCGCAAAGCGCGGCGCAATCACCGGACCTCGCGATTCCGTTTGGGGTTAAATTTACCGGCTATGCCCGCTACGGCGCGCACTTCCAGGCAGCCGATCAGAAATACGTGGCGGTAGACGGTTCCTATAACGGCGCATCCGCAATCGGTCGTCTGGGTAACGAAGGCAACGGCGGTGAATTCCAGCTCTCCAAAGCCTTCAAGGGCGACAACGGTGCCATCTGGGACATCAACGTGATGATCGACCACTGGGGCGACGAGGTTAACCTGAAAAAAGCCTATGCCGGTGTGACCAACATTATGGCCTCCAACCCGAACGCCTATTTCTGGGCCGGCCGTGACTTCCACCAGCGTCCACAGCAGGGTATCAACGATTACTTCTGGATGAACCACGACGGCCAGGGTGCCGGGGTGAAGAACTTCGACATCGGCGGCGTGCAGTTTGACGTTGCCGCGGTGGCCGCGGTGGAATCCTGTAGCCCGGAAGTGATGGAAGATGAGGCAAACCCGTCGCGCATTACCTGTACCGGCGGTTCCGGCACGGGCGACAAGGGTAACTACGCTGCGACCTCTAAAATCCACGGCATGAAAGTCGGCCCGCTGGATCTGGAGCTGTACGCGAACTACGGTTTTGACTCCAAAGCCATTGAGAGTGAAGAGCGTCTGAAGGCCTGGCAGGGCGGCGTGGTGCTGAGCCACACCAACGACAGCGGCGTGAATAAGGTGATTGCCCGTTATTCTGATAACGCGGACAACAGCGTATTCAACAAAACCGAAGATCTGACCACGGTCTACGCCAGCTTCGAAGGGCTGTACAAATTCACCCAGGCCACGCAGGTGGAGTACATCCTCGCCTTCCACGACTACGACAACAGCCGCGATAAAACCGACAACCGTAAGAACTACAACGCCATCGTGCGTCCGATGCACTGGTGGAACGACGTTCACTCCACCTGGCTGGAAGCGGGCTGGCAGCACGTGGATTACGACAATGGCGGTGATAACAAAGGCTGGAAGCTGACCCTGTCGCAGAACATGTCCATCGCCATGGGGCCAGAGTTCCGCCCAATGCTGCGCTTCTACGTGACCGGCGGCAAAGTGGATAACGAACGCACCGCCCGTGTGAACGGTACAAAAGATGAGACGCTGGATGATTTCAACGTCGGCGCGATGTGGGAAGCGTGGTTCTAA
- a CDS encoding PTS lactose/cellobiose transporter subunit IIA yields the protein MIALEEAVMEIIVNAGQSRSLCFEALHAARQGNLDEAKSLLREADGYARQAHKMQTKLIEQDAGEARQPMTLIMVHAQDHLMNSLLARELSEEIIHLYQR from the coding sequence ATGATCGCATTAGAAGAAGCCGTAATGGAAATTATCGTCAACGCCGGTCAGTCGCGTAGCCTGTGCTTTGAAGCCCTGCACGCGGCGCGTCAGGGCAACCTTGACGAAGCCAAAAGCCTGCTGCGTGAAGCCGATGGCTACGCGCGCCAGGCGCACAAAATGCAGACCAAACTGATCGAACAGGATGCGGGCGAAGCCCGCCAGCCGATGACCTTAATAATGGTTCACGCGCAGGATCATTTAATGAATTCCCTGCTGGCACGTGAATTATCCGAAGAAATAATCCATTTATATCAGAGATAA